One window of the Salvelinus alpinus chromosome 13, SLU_Salpinus.1, whole genome shotgun sequence genome contains the following:
- the mybbp1a gene encoding myb-binding protein 1A-like protein, whose product MACMATTMHLDMGEIENEPVRPKMKDAKGILQQNREFLDFFWDIAKPEQDIRLKAIENLIQYLKKSEKPDELKYTLKRLVDGLAHTREAARPGFSLALGQVLSVFEEVSLRTAFDQIKEKHNLATVKKKLIRNAAFGNFFGVLALSQSTRLPKEPQVVLECVQLLQSLSLHREHLRDLPRKTMVDILSETSEEVFEEVLLGALQTDLSSAFSTPEQLQLLLVAMQKFPQVLKPKKLKKLLGTSTIITVDNIPKLTEVLKMAARSVKKDRLLPAVALDLLQISLKEDNFELFWRETIIKGMLKDQPGPTHYLSYRLLGSALPLLTLVQLKQVLNGEVMRAYGEHVVSAQLPDRFKFAPEMETYVGDFLQGCDEPEKQLAVVVAFSLLTNQGYPVVPSFWRVVQHLRPTALQSYVDWLKDMFLNPQLDSCLDFSTRRQKENQEGGVQRENCIFRLRKWIIPRLTSIVENNQLKREEDLVMDVARFVFFHAFFNAKKATPDIPETEATLSVPLDEKTRVVVINSFFGLLQHMNHLPLLGDSPEVAARNQRHVQGVTGDGSMWIYCLVQYADTLLNQPKYAQSTQPFSPEQRQTWDSMLASVRTLMKKSKKGQTPETSAFQQLFLLVGIHLFKAPEDLVDLMQDLQNCMEKAHEKKSKKKATGSAGGEEEPHWAEVVVDILLSLLSQPSRHIRHVCRTVFANICPHVTARALTAILDVLDPDKDEEDSAVVVTDDQDSDKIKKKDIKKKGEEDEGEIEKEEHSDASDDDSEGEDEAMEEGGEVDQNFRIELMKVLQNQGGLATEEDGSDDDELDDEAMMKLDGSIAALFLEQKKKMQAKKDEKDKLKKENTLVRDFKIKVLDLVEVFLARQGSSPLVLGMVEPLLSVIESGMSSESDQQEQDFLRKAADIFKNQLCRAKQYCKTVGDRQGELHDLLEKLMTKAQKLSDSSVSLYFFSASLYLVKVLRGGVPGASADSKTILSTEELRFMGNVDVERVSDIFKGALRSFMTRRKSPLSGLMFIDLFTRFPVLCVNLLETAVEHITTGIREHQQSQASAMVLRGLQSREVQQLLAGDPWAGLLQKAVGQVAASLETVVETAKNKVVQEKLVKALELGLFLVKNVNQQKLSVALEPLKKVLQSMREVLGFRKTGQMEDTYWAVMKHFGVIKPKRDRIRKTKEDQAEPTAPKKKKGFLPETKKRKNRKKQLPVSEQGATDANTVPLGKPEEGKKKRNKNKKQPGEETPGQGLAKKAKMTQSAIKQKKKKQTI is encoded by the exons ATGGCATGCATGGCCACTACGATGCATTTAGATATGGGAGAGATAGAAAATGAACCAGTGCGACCAAAAATGAAGGATGCAAAGGGTATTCTCCAACAGAACCGCGAGTTCCTGGACTTCTTCTGGGATATCGCTAAACCTGAACAAGATATACGGCTGAAGGCCATTGAAAATCTTATACAATATCTGAAGAAGAGTGAAAAG CCAGATGAGCTGAAGTACACTCTGAAGAGACTGGTGGATGGCTTGGCACACACCAGAGAAGCTGCCCGGCCAGGCTTCAGTTTGGCTTTGGGACAG GTCCTGAGCGTGTTTGAGGAGGTATCTCTGCGTACCGCATTTGATCAAATCAAAGAGAAGCACAACTTGGCGACAGTGAAAAAG AAACTCATCAGAAATGCTGCTTTTGGGAACTTCTTTGGTGTGCTTGCCTTGTCTCAGTCCACACGCCTTCCAAAG gagcCACAGGTGGTGCTGGAGTGTGTCCAGCTCCTCCAGAGCCTCTCGCTTCACAGAGAACACCTGCGGGACCTTCCCAGGAAGACCATGGTGGACATCTTGTCTGAG ACGTCAGAGGAGGTGTTTGAGGAGGTGCTGTTGGGAGCTCTGCAGACAGACCTGTCCTCCGCCTTCAGCACCCCCGAGCAGCTGCAGCTCCTCCTGGTGGCCATGCAGAAGTTCCCCCAGGTGCTCAAGCCCAAGAAGCTGAAGAAGCTGCTGGGCACCTCCACAATCATTACTGTGGACAATATCCCTAA GTTAACAGAGGTACTGAAGATGGCGGCCCGCTCTGTCAAAAAGGACCGCCTGCTGCCTGCGGTGGCTCTGGACCTGCTGCAGATCTCTCTGAAGGAGGACAACTTTGAGCTCTTCTGGAGGGAGACAATAATCAAGGGAATGTTGAAAGACCAGCCAGGGCCCACACA TTACCTGAGCTACCGGCTGCTGGGCAGTGCCCTGCCCTTGCTGACCCTGGTCCAGCTGAAACAGGTGCTAAATGGAGAGGTGATGAGGGCCTACGGGGAACACGTGGTCTCTGCTCAG CTCCCAGACCGCTTCAAGTTTGCCCCCGAGATGGAGACGTACGTGGGCGACTTCCTGCAGGGCTGCGATGAACCGGAGAAGCAGCTGGCGGTGGTGGTGGCCTTCTCCCTGCTCACCAACCAGGGCTACCCCGTGGTGCCCTCCTTTTGGAGGGTTGTGCAGCACCTGCGGCCCACCGCCCTGCAGAGCTACGTGGACTGGCTCAAAGACATGTTCCTCAACCCCCAGCTGGACAGCTGCCTGGACTTCAGCACCCGCAGGCAGAAGGAGAACCAGGAGGgcggggtcca GAGAGAGAACTGTATATTCCGTCTGAGGAAATGGATCATTCCGCGCCTCACCTCCATCGTGGAGAACAACCAgctgaagagagaggaggatctAGTGATGGATGTAGCTAG GTTTGTCTTTTTCCACGCATTCTTTAATGCTAAGAAAGCTACCCCAGACATACCTGAGACAGAAGCCACTCTGTCAGTGCCCCTGGATGAGAAGACCAGAGTCGTCGTCATCAACTCCTTCTTTGG ACTCCTGCAGCACATGAACCACCTGCCTTTGCTGGGTGACTCCCCCGAGGTGGCGGCCCGCAACCAGAGGCATGTGCAGGGTGTGACGGGTGACGGCTCCATGTGGATCTACTGCCTCGTGCAGTATGCCGACACCCTGCTCAACCAGCCAAAGTATGCCCAGAGCACCCAGCCCTTCAGCCCTGAGCAGAGACAGACCTGGGACAG TATGCTGGCGTCAGTAAGGACTCTAATGAAGAAATCTAAGAAAGGCCAGACTCCAGAGACCTCTGCATTCCAACAACTCTTCCTGCTGGTTGGCATTCACCTGTTCAAG GCTCCAGAGGATTTGGTGGACCTGATGCAGGATCTGCAGAACTGCATGGAGAAAGCCCACGAAAAGAAGTCCAAGAAGAAGGCAACAG GTtctgcaggaggagaggaggagccccACTGGGCTGAGGTTGTAGTGGACATCCTGCTCTCACTCCTGTCCCAGCCCAGTAGACACATTCGCCACGTCTGCCGGACTGTCTTCGCCAACATCTGTCCCCACGTCACCGCCAGAGCCCTCACCGCCATCTTGGAT GTTCTGGACCCAGATAAAGATGAGGAGGACAGTGCCGTCGTGGTAACGGATGATCAAGACTCAGACAAAATAAAGAAGAAGGACATTaaaaagaaaggagaggaggatgaaggagagaTCGAG AAGGAGGAACACTCGGATGCATCAGACGACGACTCTGAGGGTGAAGATGAGGCCATGGAGGAAGGGGGCGAGGTGGATCAGAACTTCCGCATTGAGCTGATGAAGGTCCTACAGAACCAAGGTGGTCTG GCCACAGAAGAGGATGGCAGCGATGACGACGAACTGGACGATGAAGCCATGATGAAGCTGGACGGCAGCATCGCAGCGCTGTTCCTTGAACAGAAGAAGAAGATGCAGGCTAAGAAGGATGAGAAGGACAAGCTAAAAAAGGAAAATACCCTCGTCAGAGACTTCAAGATCAAG GTGCTGGACCTGGTGGAGGTGTTCCTGGCCAGGCAGGGCAGCAGCCCCCTGGTGCTGGGCATGGTGGAGCCCCTGCTCAGCGTCATCGAGAGCGGCATGAGCTCTGAGAGCGACCAGCAGGAGCAGGACTTCCTCCGCAAGGCCGCAGACATCTTCAA GAACCAGCTATGCCGGGCCAAGCAGTACTGTAAGACCGTAGGTGACAGACAGGGGGAGCTCCACGACCTGCTGGAGAAACTCATGACCAAAGCCCAGAAGCTCTCGGACTCCTCAGTGTCACTCTACTTCTTCAGTGCATCTCTGTACCTGGTCAAGGTGCTGAGAGGGGGGGTGCCCGGGGCCTCCGCAGACAGCAAGACAATTCTATCAACTGAGGAG TTGAGGTTCATGGGTAACGTGGACGTGGAGAGGGTGTCTGACATCTTTAAAGGGGCTCTGCGCTCCTTCATGACACGCAGGAAGAGCCCTCTGTCAGGCCTGATGTTCATCGACCTCTTCACCCGCTTCCCT GTTCTGTGTGTTAACCTATTGGAGACTGCAGTGGAACACATCACAACAGGAATCAGAGAACACCAACAA AGCCAGGCTAGTGCCATGGTGCTGCGGGGGCTGCAGAGCAGGGAGGTACAGCAGCTGTTGGCGGGCGACCCCTGGGCAGGGCTGCTTCAGAAGGCGGTGGGCCAGGTGGCAGCG AGTCTGGAGACTGTAGTTGAGACCGCTAAGAACAAGGTGGTCCAGGAGAAGTTGGTCAAAGCCCTGGAGCTTGGCCTGTTCCTGGTCAAAAATGTCAACCAGCAG AAACTGTCTGTGGCTCTGGAGCCCCTCAAGAAGGTTCTTCAGTCCATGAGAGAGGTTCTGGGCTTCAGAAAGACGGGGCAGATGGAGGACACCTACTGGGCTGTCATGAAACACTTTGGAGTCAT AAAGCCCAAACGGGACAGGATCAGGAAAACCAAGGAGGACCAGGCTGAGCCGACCGCTCCCAAGAAGAAGAAAGGATTCCTGCCCGAGACCAAAAAGAGAAAGAACCGCAAGAAGCAATTGCCTGTCTCTGAGCAGGGGGCAACAGATGCCAACACAGTCCCCTTGGGGAAACCAGAGGAAGGAAAGAAGAAAAGGAACAAAAATAAGAAACAGCCAGGAGAAGAGACACCTGGACAGGGACTGGCCAAGAAGGCCAAGATGACACAGTCTGCAATCAAACAGAAGAAAAAGAAGCAGACTATCTAG